The following coding sequences lie in one Rutidosis leptorrhynchoides isolate AG116_Rl617_1_P2 chromosome 6, CSIRO_AGI_Rlap_v1, whole genome shotgun sequence genomic window:
- the LOC139853992 gene encoding uncharacterized protein, whose translation MCRVSVCKESVFRGRVRVRGMCTISRRIFCYLHEQKQKNPPPPKARAFQMSVEAATDTNDAITGMFLRNVVQARMLFDSGANRSFMSTIVDMGDSRMVRVTLCVSGATIDIKGSLFLVTFLVMRIPSFDVVLGMDWLSNHKASIKCHKKIISFPLTDGRRKEKKVVSDIPVVSEYSEVCPDDLPFLASIREVEYKTDLVIGATPVAKAPYRLGLSKIHEMMSQIQELLDHGFIRPSSSPWGALVLFVKKKDVAF comes from the exons ATGTGCAGAGTGTCCGTCTGCAAGGAAAGTGTATTCCGGGGTAGGGTTAGGGTCAGGGGTATGTGCACTATCAGCCGGAGGATCTTCTGCTACCTCCACGAGCAGAAACAAAAGAATCCTCCACCACCTAAAGCAAGAGCCTTCCAAATGTCAGTAGAAGCTGCTACTGATACTAATGATGCAATCACCGGTATGTTTTTAAGAAATGTCGTGCAGGCTCGtatgttatttgattctggagcaaaTCGCTCATTTATGTCAACTAT TGTTGATATGGGTGACAGTAGAATGGTTCGAGTCACATTGTGTGTGTCTGGAGCTACCATTGATATTAAGGGTAGTCTATTTCTTGTGACTTTCCTAGTGATGCGTATACCTAGTTTCGATGTAGTGCTAGGCATGGATTGGCTAAGTAACCATAAGGCTAGTATTAAGTGCCATAAAAAGATCATATCTTTTCCTTTGACTGATGGGAGACGG AAAGAAAAAAAGGTAGTGTCTGATATCCCTGTGGTGTCTGAATATTCGGAAGTGTGTCCAGATGATCTACCATTCTTAGCGTCGATtagagaagtagagtataaaacTGACCTAGTGATAGGGGCTACTCCAGTTGCTAAAGCTCCGTATAGGTTAGGTCTATCTAAGATACATGAAATGATGTCTCAAATTCAAGAACTGTTGGACCACGGGTTTATTCGTCCGagttcttcgccatggggtgcACTAGTGttgttcgtgaaaaagaaagacgtGGCATtctga